A genome region from Bacteroidota bacterium includes the following:
- a CDS encoding helix-turn-helix transcriptional regulator has translation MRLFSLDEIKDEFIGKRGTAKRDLYEQELQLEVLGDMIKKVRIERNLTQEQLGKLVGVQKAQISKLENNATNVTMETILRVFNALKAKLSFKVVLHNNKTRIA, from the coding sequence ATGCGACTTTTCAGTTTAGATGAAATCAAAGATGAGTTCATCGGTAAACGGGGCACCGCCAAACGCGACCTTTATGAACAAGAACTTCAATTAGAAGTTTTGGGTGATATGATAAAAAAAGTCAGAATTGAACGTAATCTGACTCAGGAGCAACTTGGCAAATTAGTAGGTGTTCAAAAAGCTCAAATCTCCAAACTTGAAAACAATGCCACAAACGTTACAATGGAAACAATTTTGAGAGTATTTAATGCTTTAAAAGCAAAACTTAGTTTTAAAGTTGTATTGCACAATAACAAGACAAGGATTGCCTGA
- a CDS encoding SPASM domain-containing protein, with amino-acid sequence MRNSFRLLKKLTPARAWNAWRVYGSYHWSKWTRRPEIKGMPVSISFEPTTSCNLQCPECPSGLRKFSRPTGMLEENFFRRTIDQMSSHLLYLNFYFQGEPFLNPAFTEMVKYASSKKIFTSTSTNAHFLDEETAKRTVESGLDRLIISIDGTTQETYSAYRIGGKLSKVIEGTKNILRWKKELHSKTPHVVFQFLVVKPNEHQVEEVKKLAVKLGVDDVLLKTAQVYEFENGNELIPDEKKYSRYRRRADGKWEIKNKLEDHCWRMWHSCVITWDGGVVPCCFDKDGSHRLGTLKNFSLKEIWHSEPYNKFRASVLKGRKEIDICRNCSEGTKVWAE; translated from the coding sequence ATGAGAAATTCATTTCGTTTATTGAAAAAACTTACACCTGCACGTGCGTGGAATGCGTGGCGCGTGTACGGAAGTTATCATTGGTCGAAATGGACGCGCAGGCCGGAAATAAAAGGAATGCCAGTGAGCATTTCTTTCGAGCCCACCACTTCGTGCAATCTCCAATGCCCGGAATGTCCGAGCGGGTTGAGAAAATTTTCCCGGCCAACGGGAATGCTCGAGGAAAATTTTTTCCGCAGAACTATTGATCAAATGAGTTCTCATTTATTGTACCTGAATTTTTATTTCCAGGGCGAACCATTTCTGAATCCTGCGTTCACGGAAATGGTGAAGTATGCATCTTCAAAAAAAATATTTACTTCCACTTCCACTAATGCACATTTTCTCGACGAGGAAACCGCAAAAAGAACAGTGGAGTCGGGACTCGACCGGCTTATTATTTCCATTGACGGAACCACGCAGGAAACATACTCTGCTTATCGGATCGGTGGAAAATTGAGCAAAGTAATTGAAGGAACAAAAAATATTCTGCGCTGGAAAAAAGAACTGCATTCGAAAACGCCGCATGTGGTTTTCCAGTTCCTCGTGGTAAAACCGAACGAACACCAGGTGGAAGAAGTAAAAAAACTTGCGGTGAAACTCGGTGTGGATGATGTACTATTGAAAACGGCACAGGTTTATGAATTTGAAAACGGCAATGAACTCATTCCCGATGAAAAAAAATATTCACGTTACCGCAGGCGCGCCGACGGAAAATGGGAAATAAAAAATAAACTCGAAGATCATTGTTGGCGCATGTGGCACTCGTGCGTGATCACGTGGGACGGCGGCGTAGTGCCCTGCTGTTTCGACAAAGACGGAAGTCACCGCCTGGGAACACTGAAGAATTTTTCCCTGAAAGAGATCTGGCACAGCGAACCGTACAATAAATTCCGCGCTTCAGTGCTGAAAGGAAGAAAAGAGATCGACATCTGCAGGAATTGTTCGGAAGGAACAAAAGTGTGGGCGGAATAA
- a CDS encoding T9SS type A sorting domain-containing protein, with amino-acid sequence MKRKVSLLIAGIIFSPFIFAQSLQDVFYQTCRPAVSHVDLDINNVRATLLNEGDLWWGLSSAGYEIPKGSNKYSMFAGALWFGALDGGGSLMTAAMTYRQTGDDFWPGPLDTNSVSTTDSICHRYDRFWKLNRSDVESFLAHRTDPNYTIPEAILSWPGNGNAAEGQAHYLAPFFDADGDGIYNPHNGDYPRFALNGNPDCNTDLLGDQAVWWIFNDKGNTHSETGGNPFGMEVQAMAFSFRSNDALNDATFYRYKIINRSSTSWNQMWMGQFADAEVGGYDDDYVGCDVGRGMGYGYNGDAFDQIYGWHPPAIGIDFVQGPLADANDHIDNDRDSLVDEPGERIEMSMFKYYDNDFSIVGNPETGLQYYYFMQGLWKDGSPQTYGGNGAGGTTPCSFMFPDNTDPYGWGTNGIPEPAWSEVTVGNTPFDRRFLESAGPFSMQPGQVQTVTIAVPWARDTAGNNIDAITKLQQADDRVQQLFDNCFSNISCSENAAPEFSYTVNGGNVYFTSESATGIYQWNFGDDGFASQQFPAHTYTSAGTYHVCFTVITSCATQTVCNDVVISLPQNECGPQIQRIEGQGSGTQVLDLTDETVNEILDSSSHRSLFPKYKELHGPVKITYEDYDHLTDGDYRIAFDTTDMNAHWKLWKAGGTDTVYSDSTIGSGNKQIISQWGIGVQTQQVNLPGLSRNPDHNGYLEATLKFADENKNWLSGISDNDDYTSFNWIRSGDFRNTNPGSGACASAFDDRFIGSSPIDPNEDYESSINGTWAPYRLCADGVRTNANTICYSTGVVYPDVPTTVNNKFDNIPNVNIVFTADQTKWSRCIVFESGTNPSTNEGGTEGFFMRAHASVDKSGRTVAQGGISDVNDPEAADYIGANGMGWFPGYAINVETGERLNIAFAENSSLGLDNGADMLFDPDEKIKTNLGEPLFGGMHYVYVFNHNGNAVYTSGVLTGELKDVPLYDAGKMMYTILSSSVASTERTEIFRDAAWAGIPLLNAGHQLLECDATVRLRVEKPYSKYQTDSIPQNNNEPLYGFSIDKMHLSCNMYDGNVIAFPNPFWENCTILFDNTENESSELDLYDMRGRIVKKYSGITTDRIDVTSDGLEQGVYMYTLSVGGRKPQVGKIILK; translated from the coding sequence ATGAAACGAAAAGTTTCGCTTTTGATCGCGGGAATTATTTTTTCTCCATTCATTTTTGCGCAATCGCTGCAGGATGTTTTTTATCAAACCTGTCGCCCTGCTGTTTCACACGTTGATCTCGACATTAATAATGTGCGTGCTACGCTGCTCAATGAAGGCGATCTATGGTGGGGTCTTTCTTCTGCCGGATATGAAATTCCGAAAGGCAGCAATAAGTACAGCATGTTTGCCGGCGCATTATGGTTCGGCGCACTCGATGGTGGCGGATCGCTCATGACCGCTGCAATGACGTATCGCCAGACGGGAGATGATTTCTGGCCCGGCCCGCTCGATACAAATTCTGTTTCTACCACCGATAGTATTTGTCATCGCTACGATCGTTTCTGGAAATTGAATCGCAGTGATGTGGAATCTTTTCTCGCGCATCGCACCGATCCGAATTACACAATTCCTGAAGCAATTTTATCGTGGCCGGGAAATGGAAATGCAGCAGAAGGACAAGCGCATTATCTCGCACCGTTCTTCGATGCCGATGGCGATGGAATTTACAATCCGCATAACGGAGATTATCCGCGGTTTGCTTTGAATGGAAATCCCGATTGCAATACTGATCTTCTTGGCGACCAGGCAGTGTGGTGGATCTTCAACGACAAAGGAAATACACATTCGGAAACAGGAGGAAATCCATTCGGAATGGAAGTGCAGGCCATGGCATTTTCTTTTCGTTCGAACGATGCGCTGAATGATGCCACTTTTTATCGTTATAAAATTATCAATCGCTCGTCCACTTCCTGGAATCAAATGTGGATGGGACAATTTGCAGACGCCGAGGTTGGTGGGTATGACGATGATTATGTAGGATGCGATGTTGGAAGAGGAATGGGTTATGGTTATAACGGAGATGCGTTTGACCAGATCTACGGTTGGCATCCTCCGGCAATAGGAATTGATTTTGTTCAGGGGCCATTGGCAGATGCGAATGATCATATTGATAATGATCGTGATAGTTTGGTGGATGAGCCGGGCGAAAGAATTGAAATGTCGATGTTCAAATATTACGACAATGATTTTTCAATTGTTGGAAATCCGGAAACAGGTTTGCAGTATTATTATTTCATGCAGGGATTATGGAAAGATGGTTCGCCGCAAACGTACGGCGGCAATGGAGCAGGAGGAACTACACCGTGCTCATTCATGTTTCCCGACAATACTGATCCTTACGGTTGGGGAACAAATGGAATTCCTGAACCGGCGTGGTCGGAAGTTACCGTTGGAAATACACCGTTTGATCGTCGTTTTCTCGAGAGCGCCGGGCCTTTTTCCATGCAGCCCGGGCAAGTGCAAACTGTAACGATAGCCGTTCCGTGGGCGCGCGACACGGCGGGAAATAATATTGATGCGATCACAAAATTGCAGCAGGCCGATGATCGCGTTCAGCAATTATTCGATAATTGTTTTTCAAATATTTCCTGTTCTGAAAATGCTGCGCCGGAATTTTCATACACTGTCAATGGAGGAAATGTTTATTTCACTTCGGAATCCGCAACCGGAATTTACCAATGGAATTTCGGCGACGACGGTTTTGCATCGCAACAGTTTCCTGCGCACACTTACACGAGCGCGGGAACTTATCACGTTTGTTTTACGGTTATCACTTCCTGCGCAACACAAACTGTTTGTAATGATGTGGTGATCTCATTGCCACAAAACGAATGCGGGCCGCAAATTCAGCGCATAGAAGGACAAGGATCGGGAACACAAGTACTCGATCTTACGGATGAAACTGTAAATGAAATCCTGGATTCATCTTCTCATCGCTCTTTATTTCCCAAATACAAAGAACTGCACGGCCCGGTAAAAATCACTTATGAAGATTACGATCATCTCACCGATGGTGATTACAGAATTGCATTCGACACGACGGACATGAATGCGCACTGGAAATTGTGGAAGGCCGGCGGAACAGACACCGTTTATTCCGACAGCACAATTGGCAGCGGCAACAAACAGATTATTTCCCAATGGGGAATTGGTGTGCAAACACAACAAGTGAATTTGCCCGGACTATCGCGCAATCCCGATCACAATGGTTATCTCGAAGCGACACTGAAATTCGCCGATGAAAATAAAAACTGGCTGAGTGGAATTTCTGACAATGATGATTACACTTCTTTCAACTGGATCCGCAGCGGAGATTTCAGGAATACAAATCCGGGTTCCGGGGCATGTGCTTCTGCTTTTGATGATCGTTTTATTGGAAGTTCTCCCATTGATCCGAACGAAGATTATGAATCAAGTATAAATGGAACGTGGGCTCCTTATCGTTTATGCGCCGATGGAGTTCGTACGAATGCAAATACAATTTGCTATTCCACCGGCGTTGTTTATCCTGATGTTCCAACGACAGTCAACAACAAATTTGACAATATTCCGAATGTGAATATTGTTTTCACTGCCGATCAAACAAAATGGTCACGATGCATTGTTTTTGAAAGCGGAACAAACCCTTCTACAAACGAGGGAGGCACAGAAGGATTTTTCATGCGCGCACATGCGAGCGTGGACAAGAGCGGGCGCACGGTTGCACAGGGAGGAATTTCAGATGTGAATGATCCCGAAGCAGCCGATTACATTGGCGCAAACGGAATGGGATGGTTTCCGGGTTACGCGATCAATGTAGAAACGGGAGAGCGATTGAATATTGCGTTCGCAGAAAATTCTTCTCTTGGTTTGGATAATGGCGCCGATATGCTTTTCGATCCCGATGAAAAAATAAAAACAAATCTCGGTGAACCTCTTTTCGGCGGAATGCATTACGTGTATGTTTTTAATCACAATGGAAATGCAGTTTATACTTCCGGAGTGCTCACCGGGGAACTGAAAGATGTTCCGTTGTATGACGCAGGAAAAATGATGTACACGATTCTTTCATCTTCCGTTGCTTCAACAGAGCGAACAGAAATTTTCCGCGATGCGGCGTGGGCAGGAATTCCATTGCTGAATGCCGGGCACCAGTTACTCGAGTGCGATGCGACTGTGCGCCTGCGCGTGGAAAAACCCTATTCGAAATACCAGACCGATTCCATTCCGCAGAATAACAACGAACCGCTTTACGGATTTTCCATTGACAAAATGCATTTGTCCTGCAACATGTATGACGGCAACGTAATTGCATTTCCGAATCCATTCTGGGAAAACTGCACGATACTTTTTGATAATACGGAGAATGAAAGCAGCGAACTCGATCTCTATGACATGCGCGGAAGGATCGTGAAAAAATATTCCGGCATCACCACCGACCGCATCGACGTTACGAGCGATGGCCTCGAGCAGGGAGTGTACATGTACACATTATCGGTGGGAGGAAGAAAACCGCAGGTGGGAAAGATCATTCTGAAATAA
- a CDS encoding DNA primase, which produces MIPKETVDRIFDTARIDEVVGEFVSLKKRGANMIGLCPFHNEKTPSFNVSPSRGIYKCFGCGKGGNSVNFIMEHEHLSYPEALRWIAKKYNIEIEEEETSPEQQMRDNERESLFLVSSFAQKHYSKNLHETEEGKAIGLSYFKERGFRNDIIEKFQLGYSPDTWRDLTDTAIAAGYRLEYLVKAGLTIQKEEDQEKYFDRFKGRVIFPVHNASGRVIAFGGRTLKTDKNIAKYINSPETEIYHKSNVLYGLYFAKKKIIEEDVCFLVEGYTDVTSMHQAGIENVVASSGTSLTVEQIRLIRRYTNNVTILYDGDPAGIKASFRGIDLILEEGMNVRVLLFPDNDDPDSYSKKVSSEELKEFISKNTRDFIRFKTELLSAETEGDPIKKAGLIRDIVESIALIPDAITRSVFVKDCSRILDIEEVTLLNELNKQRKKNFEKKRQDSSQVVYTPENFVPDQAAKADEKITGERTGTLYQEREIIRLLLNYGSEMIMADSMNESGIAEEVSVSLAEFLIHELDHDEIKLGNSMYESILDEYRSHISKGAVPDLNYFITHNNREVNALAIDLVTMPYQLSRWDDHAIYVQTESMALKKAAMHGVFSLKLRNVEMMIHEKRKLVREEEEKQDFEKMMAVLGELKSLEEVKKHFSSMLGRVVIR; this is translated from the coding sequence ATGATCCCGAAAGAAACTGTTGACCGAATATTCGACACTGCACGCATTGACGAGGTGGTGGGAGAATTTGTGTCGCTGAAAAAGCGCGGCGCGAATATGATCGGGCTTTGTCCTTTTCATAATGAGAAAACGCCTTCGTTCAACGTTTCTCCTTCGCGCGGCATTTACAAATGTTTCGGTTGCGGCAAAGGCGGGAATTCCGTGAACTTCATCATGGAGCATGAACATCTTTCTTATCCCGAAGCGCTGCGATGGATTGCGAAGAAATACAATATTGAAATTGAGGAAGAGGAAACTTCGCCCGAGCAGCAGATGCGCGATAATGAACGGGAAAGTTTATTTCTTGTTTCTTCCTTCGCACAAAAACATTATTCGAAAAATCTTCATGAAACGGAAGAAGGAAAAGCGATCGGCCTTTCTTATTTCAAAGAGCGCGGATTCCGCAATGACATTATCGAAAAATTCCAGCTCGGTTATTCGCCCGACACGTGGAGAGATCTTACGGATACGGCGATCGCTGCGGGATACAGGTTGGAGTATCTTGTTAAAGCAGGACTTACCATTCAGAAAGAAGAAGACCAGGAGAAATATTTCGATCGTTTCAAAGGCCGTGTTATTTTTCCCGTGCACAACGCGAGCGGGCGCGTGATCGCTTTCGGCGGAAGAACGCTGAAGACAGATAAAAACATTGCGAAGTACATCAATTCTCCGGAAACAGAAATTTATCACAAGAGCAATGTACTCTACGGATTATATTTCGCGAAGAAAAAAATTATTGAAGAAGATGTTTGTTTTCTCGTGGAAGGATATACCGATGTCACTTCTATGCACCAGGCGGGAATTGAAAATGTAGTGGCCTCATCGGGCACTTCACTCACCGTAGAGCAGATACGCCTCATTCGCCGTTACACGAACAACGTCACCATTCTTTACGACGGAGATCCTGCAGGAATAAAAGCAAGTTTCCGCGGCATCGATCTCATTCTCGAAGAAGGAATGAATGTGCGTGTGCTTTTATTTCCCGATAATGACGATCCGGATTCCTATTCGAAAAAAGTTTCCAGTGAAGAACTGAAAGAATTCATTTCGAAGAATACGAGAGATTTTATTCGTTTCAAAACGGAATTACTCTCTGCAGAAACGGAAGGCGACCCGATAAAAAAAGCCGGGCTTATCCGCGATATTGTAGAAAGCATAGCACTCATTCCTGATGCGATAACGCGAAGTGTTTTTGTAAAAGATTGCAGCCGCATTCTTGATATTGAAGAAGTGACTTTGCTCAATGAACTCAATAAGCAGCGGAAGAAAAATTTCGAGAAGAAAAGACAGGACTCTTCACAGGTTGTTTACACGCCGGAAAATTTTGTCCCGGACCAGGCAGCGAAAGCCGATGAAAAAATAACTGGAGAACGAACCGGCACGCTTTACCAGGAAAGAGAAATTATCCGTTTGCTGCTGAATTACGGTTCGGAGATGATCATGGCCGATTCGATGAATGAAAGCGGCATTGCGGAAGAGGTCTCCGTTTCGCTTGCAGAATTTCTCATTCACGAGCTCGATCATGATGAGATAAAACTTGGCAACAGCATGTATGAATCTATTCTTGACGAATACCGTTCCCATATTTCAAAAGGAGCTGTGCCCGATCTGAATTATTTCATTACACACAACAATCGTGAAGTGAATGCACTTGCCATCGATCTTGTAACAATGCCTTACCAGCTTTCGCGCTGGGACGATCACGCGATCTATGTGCAGACGGAAAGTATGGCGCTTAAGAAAGCCGCGATGCATGGCGTTTTTTCGCTTAAGCTCCGTAATGTGGAAATGATGATCCATGAAAAAAGAAAATTAGTTCGCGAGGAAGAAGAAAAACAGGATTTCGAAAAAATGATGGCAGTGCTCGGTGAATTGAAATCGCTCGAAGAAGTGAAGAAACATTTTTCGTCCATGCTGGGAAGAGTGGTGATCCGGTAA
- the chrA gene encoding chromate efflux transporter: MQKISFPKLFLIFLKTGTIAFGGNVALVAYVRKEFCERKKIISDEELLDLTTVGSLLPGPLATNVIAGVGYSLYGMAGAAAALTGILLPAFILICILSHFYFQYGTSSVVTGIFDGLLPGVAAVIAATAWSMIRKNITNIFQVIILLGAGAVIFFLKGFFVTMSIVAVSGLAGYFIFPGVKNNISVAAKRKNSFLPASAVALMFLVGGIIFFLHPVSLLLQELRMLGLTFASQSITLFGGGYVFVPALEKIVVGMHRWLTSKEFADGIALGQVTPGPIAITATFIGYKVAGIRGALVSTIAVFIPPSLIMIVAQQFIDRIKTKPKVESVFRGIRPAVIGMIITSVWVIGSSAPMDWRSLVIFISMFIFLLWKNPDSALVVILSGLFGFLLHLF; encoded by the coding sequence ATGCAGAAGATCTCATTCCCGAAACTATTTCTCATTTTTCTTAAAACAGGAACCATCGCGTTCGGGGGGAATGTGGCGCTCGTTGCTTATGTGCGGAAAGAATTCTGCGAAAGAAAAAAAATAATCAGCGATGAAGAATTGCTCGATCTCACAACAGTGGGAAGCCTTCTTCCCGGGCCGCTTGCCACGAATGTGATCGCAGGCGTTGGTTACTCGCTTTATGGAATGGCCGGAGCAGCCGCTGCGCTCACAGGAATTCTCCTGCCCGCATTCATTCTTATCTGCATCCTCTCTCATTTTTATTTTCAGTATGGAACATCTTCAGTGGTTACCGGAATTTTTGACGGACTTCTTCCGGGTGTCGCTGCGGTGATCGCCGCTACTGCGTGGTCAATGATCAGGAAAAACATCACGAATATTTTCCAGGTCATCATTCTCCTCGGAGCGGGAGCTGTTATTTTTTTTCTCAAGGGATTTTTTGTAACGATGTCCATTGTCGCCGTATCAGGTTTGGCCGGGTATTTTATTTTTCCCGGTGTTAAGAATAATATTTCTGTTGCTGCAAAGCGGAAAAATTCTTTCTTGCCTGCCTCGGCTGTGGCGCTGATGTTCCTCGTCGGCGGAATAATATTTTTTCTTCATCCTGTTTCATTATTGCTGCAGGAGTTGCGCATGCTCGGACTCACCTTCGCCAGCCAGAGCATTACTCTTTTCGGAGGAGGATATGTTTTTGTTCCTGCATTGGAAAAAATTGTTGTCGGTATGCATCGCTGGCTTACCTCGAAAGAATTTGCAGATGGAATTGCTCTCGGGCAAGTAACGCCGGGACCTATTGCGATCACAGCAACTTTCATTGGCTATAAAGTGGCCGGAATAAGAGGAGCATTGGTTTCAACGATCGCAGTTTTCATTCCTCCTTCACTGATCATGATCGTTGCTCAGCAATTCATTGATCGCATTAAAACGAAACCGAAAGTGGAATCAGTGTTCAGGGGAATTCGTCCGGCTGTAATCGGAATGATCATTACCTCGGTATGGGTCATTGGCAGCAGCGCGCCCATGGACTGGAGATCATTGGTGATATTTATTTCCATGTTCATTTTTCTCCTCTGGAAAAATCCCGATTCGGCGCTGGTTGTGATACTTTCCGGTTTGTTCGGTTTCCTGCTTCACCTGTTCTGA
- a CDS encoding MMPL family transporter has translation MWEKISHFILRNRVVILVLMLLVTGFMGWKAKTNLELSYKYARVLPVDDSMYIAYEKFKAKYGEDGNVMVIGFKDTGMFQFNKFRDWYDLTDSIGKINGVENVMSTARLYNLQPNDSIEKLDVLPVVNRRPQSQEECDSIKKIILRLPFYEGLIITKKKTAGVDVPQVTVLAITFTQKDLNSKNRLAIVGKIRDYVNHFGIKNHEEMHLSGMPWIRSEYMRKISGESTLLLVLSILVTALILFIFFRYFNAVFFSLIIVIVGLIWSVGTIALFDYKITILSGLIPSLIVIIGIPNCIFLINKYQEELVAHGNKTKALSRMVQKVGLSNFLANLTTSIGFGVFYFTNSSMLVEFGVVAAINVMTTYFIALVLTPITFSYLPEPKPKQMKHLSGKRINKILALVDKLVHHHRKAIYLGIALATIIATLGFFKVKINGYVVDDLPKNDPLYLDLKFFEKNFKGVLPFEVALEVKPFLTDSMKRDLAKKGIKPNPDDYAPDTLGPKNIFLPNGEVLFNIDSLQRFVDSRPEFSKPVSVVEAVKFTNQALNNGKVKAYRVPHDMISLQRIANYSNPNKEGKKLNESNKQKLNTFLDSTYRSTRLSFQMADVGSDSSKRIMAKIQPVVDSLFPRKYFKVDLTGNSRMFLRSFDYMLHHLFVSLLIAIGLILLLGMALFRSVWIIVLSKLPCLIPLVMTAGIMGYLGIPFKSSTILIFSIAFGIASDGTIYILTAYRHQLRKLSAANASKAVSLAIKETGLSMIYTNIILFFGFAIFLVSSFGGTVALGILLSITLIVSLATNLVLLPCLLLSLEKRASTKALMKEPLIEIYDEEEDIDADKLKIHHGHHHH, from the coding sequence ATGTGGGAAAAAATTTCTCATTTCATTCTCCGTAATCGCGTCGTGATCCTGGTTCTTATGCTCCTGGTCACGGGCTTCATGGGATGGAAGGCGAAAACGAACCTTGAACTTTCCTACAAGTATGCGCGCGTGCTGCCGGTTGACGATTCCATGTATATCGCTTATGAAAAATTCAAAGCGAAATACGGCGAAGATGGAAATGTAATGGTGATCGGTTTCAAAGACACCGGTATGTTCCAGTTCAATAAATTCCGCGACTGGTATGATCTCACAGATTCCATCGGAAAAATAAATGGCGTTGAGAATGTAATGTCCACTGCCCGCTTGTACAACCTGCAACCGAATGACAGCATTGAAAAACTCGATGTACTTCCCGTTGTGAACCGACGACCCCAATCGCAGGAAGAATGTGACAGTATCAAAAAAATAATTTTACGGCTGCCATTTTACGAGGGACTCATTATTACGAAAAAGAAAACTGCCGGCGTGGACGTTCCGCAGGTGACAGTGCTCGCGATCACGTTCACACAAAAAGATCTGAATTCAAAAAACCGTTTGGCGATCGTGGGAAAGATCCGCGATTATGTGAATCATTTCGGAATAAAAAATCACGAAGAGATGCATCTCTCGGGCATGCCGTGGATACGATCGGAATATATGCGCAAGATCTCCGGCGAATCTACATTGCTGCTTGTCCTTTCTATTCTTGTTACGGCGCTTATTCTTTTTATTTTCTTCCGTTATTTCAATGCAGTCTTCTTTTCGCTCATCATTGTCATTGTCGGATTGATCTGGTCGGTGGGCACTATTGCACTTTTCGATTACAAGATCACGATCCTTTCAGGACTCATTCCTTCACTCATTGTCATCATCGGAATTCCGAATTGTATTTTTCTCATCAATAAATACCAGGAAGAATTAGTTGCGCATGGAAATAAAACAAAAGCGCTTTCCCGGATGGTGCAGAAAGTGGGACTCTCGAATTTTCTTGCCAACCTCACTACCTCCATCGGCTTCGGTGTATTTTATTTCACGAATAGTTCTATGCTTGTTGAATTCGGCGTGGTGGCAGCGATCAATGTAATGACCACTTATTTCATTGCACTTGTGCTCACGCCTATTACGTTCAGTTACCTGCCCGAACCGAAACCGAAGCAGATGAAACACCTGAGTGGAAAACGCATCAATAAAATTCTCGCACTCGTCGACAAACTCGTTCATCATCACCGTAAAGCAATCTATCTTGGCATTGCACTCGCTACGATCATCGCCACGCTCGGATTTTTCAAAGTGAAGATCAATGGATACGTGGTGGACGATCTTCCGAAAAACGATCCGCTTTATCTTGATCTGAAATTCTTCGAGAAAAATTTCAAAGGCGTTCTTCCGTTCGAAGTGGCGCTTGAAGTGAAACCATTTCTCACCGACAGCATGAAGCGCGATCTCGCGAAGAAAGGGATCAAACCAAATCCGGATGATTATGCGCCCGATACACTCGGCCCGAAAAATATTTTTCTTCCGAATGGAGAAGTGCTTTTCAATATCGATTCGCTTCAACGTTTCGTCGATTCGCGGCCTGAATTTTCCAAACCTGTTTCCGTTGTAGAAGCGGTGAAATTCACTAACCAGGCGCTGAACAACGGAAAAGTAAAAGCGTACCGCGTTCCGCATGACATGATCAGCTTGCAGCGCATTGCGAATTACAGCAACCCGAACAAGGAAGGAAAAAAACTGAATGAATCGAACAAACAGAAACTGAATACTTTTCTCGACAGCACATATCGCTCTACAAGGCTCAGTTTCCAGATGGCGGATGTAGGTTCCGACAGTTCGAAACGGATCATGGCGAAAATTCAGCCGGTAGTGGATTCACTTTTCCCGAGAAAATATTTCAAAGTTGATCTCACCGGCAATTCGCGGATGTTCCTTCGCAGTTTCGATTACATGCTGCATCATCTCTTCGTGAGTTTGCTCATCGCAATCGGACTCATTCTTCTTCTCGGCATGGCGCTCTTCCGATCGGTATGGATCATCGTGCTCTCCAAACTTCCCTGTTTAATTCCATTGGTAATGACTGCCGGCATCATGGGCTATCTCGGAATTCCTTTCAAGTCGTCAACCATTCTTATTTTCTCGATCGCATTCGGTATTGCATCCGATGGAACCATTTACATTCTTACTGCGTATCGCCACCAACTCCGGAAACTTTCTGCCGCCAATGCATCGAAAGCAGTTTCGCTCGCCATAAAAGAAACCGGGCTGAGCATGATCTATACGAACATCATTCTCTTTTTTGGTTTCGCCATTTTTCTTGTTTCCAGTTTCGGCGGAACCGTTGCGCTCGGAATTTTATTGTCGATCACACTCATTGTTTCATTAGCAACGAATCTTGTTCTTCTTCCCTGCCTGCTTCTTTCACTCGAGAAACGCGCTTCCACAAAAGCACTGATGAAAGAACCGCTCATTGAAATTTATGATGAAGAAGAAGACATTGACGCCGACAAACTGAAGATCCACCACGGTCATCATCACCATTGA